A window of Hymenobacter siberiensis genomic DNA:
ACACCTTCAGCAAGCTGGCCTGGGCCGACGAGTTCAACTACAGCGGCCTGCCCGATTCCACGAAGTGGACCTACGACGTGGGCGGCTCCGGCTGGGGCAATAAGGAGCAGCAGTACTACACCAAAAAGCGCCGCGAAAACGCCCGCGTGGAAAACGGCCACCTCGTGGTGGAAGCCCGCAAGGAGGCCCTGATGCCCGGCAACGACTATACCTCCGCCCGCCTGGTATCGCGGGGCAAGGGCAGCAGCCAGCTCTACGGCCGCTTCGAGATTCGGGCCCAAATTCCCGGCGGGCGCGGCACCTGGCCCGCCATCTGGATGCTACCCGACAAGAACCCCTACGGCAACCACGGCTGGCCCGACAACGGCGAAATCGACATCATGGAGCACGTGGGCTACGACCCTAACGTGATTCACGCCACCACCCACTGCAAGGCCTACTACTTCCGCATCAACACCCAGAAAACGGGCATCACCAAGCTGCCCGATGCCACCTCGGCCTACCACGTGTACGCCATGGAGTGGACGCCCGAAACCATCACGGCCTACATCGATGGCCAAATCTATTTCGCCCACCGCAACGAGGGTACCGGCTGGGAAACCTGGCCCTGGGACCAGCCCTTTCACCTGCTGCTCAACGTGGCAGTAGGCGGCGAGTGGGGCGGCCTGAAGGGCGTGGACGAAGCCGCATTCCCCCAGCAGATGCTGGTGGATTACGTGCGGTTCTATGAGATGAAAAAGGCCTCCTGAGCATCAGCTGTCATCCGGAATGACAGCTGGCGCTCAGCATAACGGGCTATTACCAAGCAATAAGCCACTTTCTACTCATCTACCACCGCTTTCCCGGCAACAGGCTTCTCGTTTCCCAATCAATTTTTCCCACATTTTTACCAATTCTCACATGAACAACTTTACTCGTTTGCTAAGTACCGCCGCGCTGCTGACCTGCGCCACGGCGGCTTCAGCCCAGACCCTGTACGACAACTTTGAAAATACCCGGCTGGTGAGCTACCCCATAGTAGAGGGTACGCTGGTGCAGAACGCGGCCAACCCCGGCAGCAACCCCGTGAACACCAGCAGCACCTGCGCCAGCTACGCCCGGGCCGCCGCCGCCCAATACGCGGTGCTGGTGGTGAAGCCCAACAACGCCCGCATGGACAACGTGACCGCCTACACCACCGGCGGCGCCAAGCGCATCAGCGTGAAGTTCCGCAGCCCCGCTGCGGGCGTGACGGTGGGCGTGGTGCTGCAAAACAGCCGCTTGAACACGGCCAACTACCCTACCGGCAAGTTCGGTACCGAGTACACGGCCGTTACCACCGTGGCCAACGCCTGGGAGGTCCTCACTTTCACGCCCAGCCCGGCCGGCGCGGGTAACTTCGACGCCAGCGTGACGGTGACCGACATCGACCAGATGCTGTTTCAGGTGGCCCCCAACTCCAACAACTCGGCTACCTATTTTCTCGACGACATTATGGGCCCAGAGCTGCTGGCCGTGGCTCCGCCCAATAATCTGGCCGTGCGCCAGCTCTATGACAACTACGATGGTACCCGCGTCATCAAGTACATTGGTGGCTCCAAAACATCGGGTGGGCTGAAGCTGGATACGCTGAACAATTCGGTAAGCGCCGGCAACACCAGCGCCCGCGTGGCCCGCTACACGCGCTCAACCAACCAATACGACGTGCTGGTGATGCAACCCCGGGGCGCGGCCCTGGCCGACGTAACCAACTTCAAAAGCACCACCCCCACCGCTCTGCACATGACCCTGAAGGTGTTTAGTGTGACTCCAGGCGTGCTCTACCAGATTACGCTGCAGGACTCGACTGTGGCCGGTGCCACCAACTATCCGGCCGGCCGCAACTCGGAGTACACCGCCACCACCACCGTTACCAACGGCTGGGAAAACCTGAGCTTCAACTTCGTAAACGCACCCAGCGCCACGGCCAATACCAGCATAAACGAGATTGTGCTGCTGGTGGCGCCCAACACCACCACCCGCCGCAGGGTTTACCTCGACGATTTTTACGGCCCGAGCCTGGTTGGTTTCGTGCCCACCGCCACCCGCACCATCAGCACCGATTTTGCCGCTTTCGCCCCGGCCTACCCCAACCCCACCTCGGGCCTCACGCAGCTGCCCTTCAGCCTGCAGAAGCCGTCGGTAGTGAGCCTGGCCGTGTTTGACAACCTCGGCCGCCGCGTGGCCCAGCTCATCAACGGTGAGCCCCGCGCCGCCGGCCAGTTCACCGCCGAGCTGAACGCCGCCAAGCTGGCCCCCGGCCTCTACACCTGCCGCCTCACCGTGGACGGCATGAGCCTGACCCGCCCGCTGAGCGTGGAATAGGTTCGCTTGATTGCCTGAACTACAAAGCCCTCGCCGGAACCGACGAGGGCTTTTTCATGCGTTTGAAGGTAGCATAACGAGAAGAAAAGAACGTCATGCCGAGCGTAGCCGAGGCGTCTCGCGTGCTACCACTAATCCTGACGATTGGATTGCTAATGCACGCGAGATGCCTCGGCTACGCTCGGCATGACGTTCTGAGGTTGTTCATAGAACCAACGTAACCCTGGCGTACTTTGGGCCATGTCTGATTTCCGATTGCGCGTGTTCGAGGCCGTGGCCCGACACCTGAGCTTCACCAAAGCGGCCCGGGAGCTGTTCGTAACGCAGCCCGCCGTCACCAAGCACATCCACGAGCTAGAGAAGCACTACGGCCAGCGCCTGCTGGAGCGGCGCGGCAACCGCGTGGCCCTCACCGAAGCCGGCCGCCTGCTCCAGAGCCACGCCGAAGCCGTGGCCGCCGCCGACCAGCTTCTCGCCGACCAGCTCCTGACCCTGCGCGACCCCGACGAAGCCGCCGGCCGCCTGCGCCTGGGCGCCAGCACCACCCTGTGCCAGTACGTGCTGCCGGGCCTGCTGCCGGCCTTTCAGGCCCGCTACCCCAACGTGCAGCTCACCCTGGCCAACGCCAATTCCGAGCACATTGCCGAAACCCTGCTGCGCGGCGAGCTGGACCTGGCCTTCGTGGAAGGCCGCTCCCGCAGCCGCGACCTGCACTACGAGCTACTGCTCCCCGATGAGTTGGTGGCCGTGCGCCGCGCCACCCCCGCCGGCCCACCCGCCACGCCCCTGCTCCTGGCCGAGGCGCTGGCCCACCCGCTGGTGCTGCGCGAGCGCGGCTCGGGCACGCTGGAGGTGCTGGAGTTTACCCTGCGCGAGCTAAAAATCAAGCTCAGCACCCTGCAAGTAGCCTTTTTTTTTGATAATACCGAAGCCATCAAAGGCTACCTCGAAGCCGCACCCGATGCGCTGGGCTTCGTATCGCGCCGGGCACTTGCCCGGGAACTCACCGCCGGCCGGCTCGAAATCGTGCCCATTGAGGGCCTGCATCTGCCCCGGCAGTTTGAGGCGGTGTGGGTGCAGGGCAAGCAGCTACCCCGCGCCGCGCAGCGGTTTCTCAGCTTCGCCCAGCAGCAGTTGAAGCAGTTGTCATAACTACTGGTAATCTGAGATTACCTTTTTCAATTACCTCTGCGACTGGCTAAGTCGTAAATTTGAGGCACCTAATCTGCTGCTTCATGGCCCCTCCCACCCTGCCACCATCTATCCCGCCTGCCCCGCCAGAAACGGCCGAGTCGGCGGTAGCCACCGGCTTTTTCCGGCACTTGCACACGCCGCATCTGGTGGCGGGCTACCCGGTTACGGGGCGGCAGGTGGTATTTGGGGTGCTACTGGTGTTCTGCCTCACGCCCTGGGCCTCGCCGCCGGTAGCGCTGGCGCTGGGCCTCGTGCTGGCCCAGACGCTGGGCAATCCCTTCGCCAGTGAGACCAAGGCGGCCACGGCCAAGCTGCTGCAATACTCGGTGGTGGGCCTGGGCTTCGGCATGAATGCTCACGCGGCGGTGCAGGCCGGGCGGACGGGCCTTTTGTTCACGGTAGTGTCCATTCTCGGCACACTCATTCTAGGGTATTTCGCGGGGCGCTGGCTGGGACTGGGCAGGCGCGTCACGCACCTTATTTCGTGCGGCACCGCCATTTGCGGGGGCTCGGCCATTGCGGCCGTGGGGCCGGTGCTGGGGGCCAAGGACGAGGAAATTTCGGTGGCGCTGGGCACAGTGTTCGTGCTCAATGCCATTGCGCTGTTTACCTTCCCGCCTATCGGCCACGCCCTGGCCATGACGCAGCAGCAGTTTGGCCTGTGGTGTGCCATTGCCATCCACGACACGTCCTCGGTGGTGGGCGCGGCCAAGGTCTACGGCGACCAGGCCCTGCAGGTAGCTACCACCGTGAAGCTGGCCCGCGCCCTCTGGATTATCCCGGTCAGCATCGGCACAGCACTTATTTTCAAGCAAAAAGGTGTCAAAATCAAGATTCCCTATTTCATCTTCGGCTTCATCGCGGCCATGCTGCTGAATACCTACGTTCCCGCATTGCACCCGCTGGGCCCGGTGCTGGTGGCGCTGGCCAAAATCGGTCTCACACTCACGCTGTTCTTCATCGGGGCGGGGCTATCGGCCAAAACGGTGCGTGCGGTGGGGGCCCGGCCCTATTTGCTGGGCGTGTTGTTGTGGGTGGTCATTTCGAGCGCGTCGCTGTATGTGATTCTGCACACGGTGGCGTAGAACGGTCATACCCGGCTACACCAGCAGCGCCAGGAAATCGGGCTGGCCGTTCAAATACTCAAAATCAAAGCCCTCTGCCCCCATGCAGGCTTTGATGGCCTCCACGTCATGGGACCGTTTCACTTCGATACCGACGAAAACGGGGCCTTTCTCCCGGTTATCTTTTTTGATGTATTGGAAGTGAATGATGTCGTCGCCCTCGGCCAGCACCTGGTTCACGAAGCAGCGCACCGGGGGCTTGGTTGAAATTCACCATGAAGTAGTGTTTCAAGCACTGGTATTTGGCGGCGCGCTCCTTGATATCCTCCATGCGGGTGATGTCGTTGTTGGAGCCGCTCACCACGCATACCACGGTTTTACCCGCGATGCGGTCGGCAAACTGGTGCAGGGCTGAGATGGTGAGCGTGCCGGCCGGCTCCAGCACGATGCCTTCCTCGTTGTACATCTTCAGCAAATCGAGGCAGACCTGGCCTTCCGGCACCAGCACTACCTCGTCGAGCAGTTCGCGGCACAGCGCATACGTGAGCTGGCCGGGGCACTTCACCGCCGCGCCGTCCACGAAGCTGTCGATGCTGGCCAGCGCCGCATGCTGCTGATTGCGGATTGCATCGTGCATGAAGGACGCGCCCAGGGGCTGCACGCCAATGAGCTTGATACCTGGGCTCAGCAGCCGGAATACGCTGCCCACGCCCGCCGTCAGCCAGCCCCCGCCGATGGGCAGAAAATAGTAATCGATGGGTCCGGTGGTGGCTTTCAGGATTTCCAGCCCCACAGTGGCCTATCCTTCCACAATAGCCAGGTCATCGAAGGGGTGAATAAAGGTGCTGCCCCGCTCGTCGCTGAACTCCCGGGCGGCCCGGAACGAATCATCGAAGCTGGCCCTGGTGAGGATGACCTCCACGTATTCTTTGCCGAAGAGACGCACCTTGTCCACCTTCTGGGCAGGCGTTTGGGCGGGCATGAAAATGTAGCCTTTCAGGCCCAACAGCTGGCAGGCGTAGGCCACGCCCTGGGCGTGGTTGCCGGCGCTGGCGCACACAATCTCGCGCTCACCGGCAATGGGCGACAGCGTGCTCATCTTGTGGTAGGCCCCGCGAATCTTGTAGGAGCGCACCACCCTGCAAATCATCCCGCTTGAGCAGCACCGTGGCGCCGTAGAGGCGCGAGAGGCCGTGGTTTTGCAGCAGCGGCGTCTTGTAGATGACGTGCTTGAGGTTGCGCGCCGCCCGCTCCACGTTTTTGAGCAGCACGGCGGGCGGGGCGGCGGCGGCGTTGGGCATAGCAATGGAAATCGTTGGGATAAAAAAGAACGTCATGCCGAGCGCAGCCGAGGCATCTCGCGTGGGATAGTAATCCAATCATCAGGATTAGTGGTGGCACGCGAGATGCCTCGGCTGCGCTCAGCATAACGTTCTGGGGTTGTTCAGCAGAACCGTTCCAGATTGGTCGTTCTGCCGGGTCGTTCAACGACGAGACGCGAAGTGTCGCGTCTCTACCTCGCCTACGCCTCTACCTTTTCCGCCGCCTTGGAACGCAGCTGGCGCACCGTGGCACCAGTCGCCCACAGCTCCGACTCGCGCACTTCCTTCAGCTCCGCGTCCAGCTCGGCGCGGTAGTTGGGCGTGGTGCCGCGCTCGATGGTGCGGCGGGCTTCCGCGCCGCTGGCCACACTGTCGTACAGCTCGTTGAGCACCGGCAGGGTGGCTTCGCGGAAGCGGCCTTTCCAGTCCAGCGCCCCGCGTTGGGCGGTTACCGAGCAGTTGGCAAACATCCAGTCCATGCCGTT
This region includes:
- a CDS encoding LysR substrate-binding domain-containing protein encodes the protein MSDFRLRVFEAVARHLSFTKAARELFVTQPAVTKHIHELEKHYGQRLLERRGNRVALTEAGRLLQSHAEAVAAADQLLADQLLTLRDPDEAAGRLRLGASTTLCQYVLPGLLPAFQARYPNVQLTLANANSEHIAETLLRGELDLAFVEGRSRSRDLHYELLLPDELVAVRRATPAGPPATPLLLAEALAHPLVLRERGSGTLEVLEFTLRELKIKLSTLQVAFFFDNTEAIKGYLEAAPDALGFVSRRALARELTAGRLEIVPIEGLHLPRQFEAVWVQGKQLPRAAQRFLSFAQQQLKQLS
- a CDS encoding T9SS type A sorting domain-containing protein; this translates as MNNFTRLLSTAALLTCATAASAQTLYDNFENTRLVSYPIVEGTLVQNAANPGSNPVNTSSTCASYARAAAAQYAVLVVKPNNARMDNVTAYTTGGAKRISVKFRSPAAGVTVGVVLQNSRLNTANYPTGKFGTEYTAVTTVANAWEVLTFTPSPAGAGNFDASVTVTDIDQMLFQVAPNSNNSATYFLDDIMGPELLAVAPPNNLAVRQLYDNYDGTRVIKYIGGSKTSGGLKLDTLNNSVSAGNTSARVARYTRSTNQYDVLVMQPRGAALADVTNFKSTTPTALHMTLKVFSVTPGVLYQITLQDSTVAGATNYPAGRNSEYTATTTVTNGWENLSFNFVNAPSATANTSINEIVLLVAPNTTTRRRVYLDDFYGPSLVGFVPTATRTISTDFAAFAPAYPNPTSGLTQLPFSLQKPSVVSLAVFDNLGRRVAQLINGEPRAAGQFTAELNAAKLAPGLYTCRLTVDGMSLTRPLSVE
- a CDS encoding YeiH family protein, which codes for MAPPTLPPSIPPAPPETAESAVATGFFRHLHTPHLVAGYPVTGRQVVFGVLLVFCLTPWASPPVALALGLVLAQTLGNPFASETKAATAKLLQYSVVGLGFGMNAHAAVQAGRTGLLFTVVSILGTLILGYFAGRWLGLGRRVTHLISCGTAICGGSAIAAVGPVLGAKDEEISVALGTVFVLNAIALFTFPPIGHALAMTQQQFGLWCAIAIHDTSSVVGAAKVYGDQALQVATTVKLARALWIIPVSIGTALIFKQKGVKIKIPYFIFGFIAAMLLNTYVPALHPLGPVLVALAKIGLTLTLFFIGAGLSAKTVRAVGARPYLLGVLLWVVISSASLYVILHTVA
- a CDS encoding glycoside hydrolase family 16 protein, giving the protein MISTLFTGLLLLGSPSETGPPTPPPTPRYTFSKLAWADEFNYSGLPDSTKWTYDVGGSGWGNKEQQYYTKKRRENARVENGHLVVEARKEALMPGNDYTSARLVSRGKGSSQLYGRFEIRAQIPGGRGTWPAIWMLPDKNPYGNHGWPDNGEIDIMEHVGYDPNVIHATTHCKAYYFRINTQKTGITKLPDATSAYHVYAMEWTPETITAYIDGQIYFAHRNEGTGWETWPWDQPFHLLLNVAVGGEWGGLKGVDEAAFPQQMLVDYVRFYEMKKAS